AACATATGGCCAAGACCCACCGCCATCGCTTGGAAGATCATCTTTTGCTACGGAGCATTTGAGGCTGCTCTTCAGCTGCTACTCCCTGGTAAAAGAGTTGAAGGTCCCATTTCTCCTACGGGGAACCGACCGGTTTACAAGGTATTATGACGAACTTAAGTATTCAGATAGACTTTGGGTGTTGGAAGTTGATgctaacaaaacaaaacaactgTCTCTTGCTGCAGGCCAATGGTATGGCTGCCTATTTTGTGACACTAGCCACCTATCTTGGTCTTTGGTGGTAAGCAAAGTTCATTTCTTTTCGAATGAAATGTTTACATGCTAACTTTAGTTTGGTTCAAGTGTATGattgagttctttttttttttttgctattcaGGTTTGGGATATTCAACCCAGCAATTGTCTATGATCATTTGGGGGAAATATTTTCGGCGCTAATATTTGGAAGCCTTGTGTTCTGTGTTTTGTTATACATTAAGGTAAGTGTGTCTCTATGCCATGATGGTGTATTGTGTTGCTTTTCTTTTTAGTGTAAAATTCTAAAgcttgtctttttctcttgtaCAAGGGTCATGTTGCACCTTCATCAAGTGATTCTGGTTCATGTGGTAACCTGATTATCGACTTCTATTGGGTGAGTTATGTCTGCTTACTAAATTCTTATTCTTCTGAGACTAGTGGTTGGGATTACTTAAAGATCTAACGTCTTGCCAATGTTAGTCATATACTCATGAATATCTTGCTTTTTTCTAGACAGTAGGAGGTCATGATTTCGTGAAATTCCACAGTTAGTCAAGTCAGTGTCTTCTTAGTATCATTTCTTCATCTAATTGACTTAACATAAACTGGTTTGGTATGAATATGGTCTTAAATATCAAAAGGTGAAGGAAAAGAATAAAGTATCCAATAGTGTTATTAATCATAGTCGTATCTCACTCTTTGCGTCCAGCTTATCATTAACACATGCAACTTACAGCATTCCTATTCTCACTGTATCTTTTTGTCCTGACTTGCAGGGCATGGAGTTGTACCCTCGAATTGGTAAGAACTTTGACATCAAAGTCTTTACTAATTGCAGATTCGGTATGATGTCTTGGGCTGTTCTTGCCGTCACGTACTGCATTAAACAGGTATTTTCTAGATAGGTTTTCACACATACGATATAACCTGGAGGTTTCTTTGAATCTTTGTTTGATCATTGAGTCTCAGCTCTTCCAATTATTTTTTACCAGTATGAAATAAACGGGAAAGTATCTGATTCAATGTTGGTGAACACCATCCTGATGCTGGTGTATGTCACGAAATTTTTCTGGTGGGAAGCGGGTTACTGGAACACCATGGACATCGCACATGACCGAGGTATGCTTCTTGTACATATATCAAATTACATCATCATCAGCAGCAAAAGTTGCTTTACTATTTGGCCTTTAAAGCTAACTCTTCCCATGctttatacttttttaaaattttcagctGGATTCTATATTTGCTGGGGTTGTCTGGTGTGGGTGCCTTCTATTTATACCTCTCCAGGCATGTACCTTGTGAACCACCCAGTCCAACTTGGAACTCAGGTGCAAGaaataaaacttttattatCCAATATAGAGGATGCGATACATGATAAATACCCTTGTGTGTGAAGAACCTCAAAGATACAACAAGGAAGGTTAAGCTTAATGTCACAGTACCAGAATCTGGTTTCCTAAAGTATTGTTCATTACTTAATAGTTATAGTATAGAACGTTTAACATATGCTTGAATCGTTTCTTATTATGGCTCATGATTCTAGTCGTCAGATATCAGTCTATGTAAGCACAGTAGTAGCACAACTACCTTCATGAGAACATGGGACAGTTCTATTTCTATCtcttaaaactttataatatccTTCCTTTGTCTGCAGTTGGCTATATACATTTTGGTGGCGGGATGTCTTTGCATTTACATAAACTATGACTGCGATAGACAAAGGCAAGAGTTCAGGAGGACAAACGGGAAATGCTCGGTTTGGGGCAAAGCCCCATCAAAGGTAATGATCACAATACACTTGGTGAAGTTAGCTAATTCCTTTtcaaattct
The sequence above is drawn from the Brassica napus cultivar Da-Ae chromosome A8, Da-Ae, whole genome shotgun sequence genome and encodes:
- the LOC106439030 gene encoding 7-dehydrocholesterol reductase yields the protein MAATVHSPIVTYASMLSLLAFCPPFVILLWYTMVHQEGSVVQTGSFLWENGVQGLINIWPRPTAIAWKIIFCYGAFEAALQLLLPGKRVEGPISPTGNRPVYKANGMAAYFVTLATYLGLWWFGIFNPAIVYDHLGEIFSALIFGSLVFCVLLYIKGHVAPSSSDSGSCGNLIIDFYWGMELYPRIGKNFDIKVFTNCRFGMMSWAVLAVTYCIKQYEINGKVSDSMLVNTILMLVYVTKFFWWEAGYWNTMDIAHDRAGFYICWGCLVWVPSIYTSPGMYLVNHPVQLGTQLAIYILVAGCLCIYINYDCDRQRQEFRRTNGKCSVWGKAPSKIVATYTTTAGETKTSLLLTSGWWGLARHFHYVPEISSAFFWTVPALFNNFLPYFYVIFLTILLFDRAKRDDDRCRSKYGKYWKLYCEKVKYRIIPGIY